In Desulfonatronospira thiodismutans ASO3-1, a single window of DNA contains:
- a CDS encoding type II toxin-antitoxin system HicB family antitoxin, which produces MDKSQAGQLIRETFESPFDKDRFKAFVKNLLNTVEDAPFIYRGKFIPDANVKEAIQLWIDTAREFGDPVPEPKGRRLMYA; this is translated from the coding sequence ATGGATAAAAGCCAGGCCGGACAACTCATAAGAGAGACCTTTGAAAGCCCTTTTGACAAGGACCGCTTTAAGGCCTTCGTCAAAAATCTCCTGAACACCGTGGAAGATGCTCCGTTCATCTACAGGGGCAAATTCATTCCGGATGCCAATGTAAAAGAAGCGATACAGCTCTGGATAGATACTGCCAGGGAATTTGGAGACCCTGTTCCGGAACCCAAAGGACGTCGCCTGATGTATGCCTGA
- a CDS encoding ORF6N domain-containing protein, with protein MSDLIPLEAITAKIIVLRGMKVMLDRDLAELYGVETKVLKQAVRRNIKRFPEDFMFKLSKQEVMNLRSQFVTSRWGGARYYPMAFTEQGVAMLSSVLNSERAVQVNIQIMRAFTRLRRMLADNEDLRRRIEEMEAKYDEQFRLVFEAIKQLLSEEEKTGPKIGYLREEVEKYPQQEPSE; from the coding sequence ATGAGTGATCTCATACCCTTGGAAGCAATCACCGCAAAAATCATTGTCCTTAGAGGGATGAAAGTTATGCTGGACCGCGATCTGGCAGAACTATACGGAGTCGAAACCAAGGTTTTAAAGCAGGCTGTAAGGAGAAACATAAAACGATTTCCTGAAGACTTCATGTTTAAGCTGTCAAAACAGGAGGTTATGAACTTGAGGTCACAATTTGTGACCTCAAGATGGGGTGGGGCAAGGTATTACCCCATGGCGTTCACCGAACAAGGGGTGGCCATGTTGTCCTCTGTTTTAAACAGCGAGAGGGCTGTACAGGTAAATATACAGATCATGCGGGCCTTTACCAGGCTCAGGCGGATGCTGGCTGATAATGAGGACCTGAGGCGCAGGATCGAGGAGATGGAAGCAAAATATGATGAACAATTCCGCCTGGTATTTGAAGCAATCAAACAGCTTCTGTCTGAAGAGGAAAAAACCGGCCCGAAAATCGGATATCTAAGGGAAGAGGTTGAAAAATATCCGCAACAGGAACCTTCGGAATAG
- the cas6 gene encoding CRISPR system precrRNA processing endoribonuclease RAMP protein Cas6, protein MLENNHLEQLRIMTSGLHVLELEFTAVFRISGNLGDKKGEKVYLPQVLRGGWGHKFKEVCCDQEQWREVHSCPDECQCAYGTIFCSRPGNLLSSLGSGQQIPRAYRVSAPFISNRVDAGQVFRFHFNLYGKAIQAWEPCAAAWMQLSESGIGVNNRIPFQITSIVNKSDSNRLIWTMDQPDRIYPPESAVIETGAGRRAEMVHINFTSPSLFAVQNLGKKLPPWKLNPAQLAQTAINRIARLAEIWGENRVEPIRLDYNSDKQPRLMRYRQTGKMTDQRSSQQEKNRQQISGWTGNLLFRGDAGMFAEVMELAAPLGIGQNTTAGFGSYQVYPV, encoded by the coding sequence ATGCTTGAAAACAACCACCTGGAACAGCTAAGAATAATGACAAGCGGGCTGCACGTGCTTGAGCTGGAATTTACTGCTGTCTTCAGGATTTCTGGAAACCTGGGGGACAAAAAAGGAGAAAAGGTTTATCTTCCACAGGTTCTGAGGGGGGGATGGGGACATAAATTCAAGGAAGTGTGCTGTGACCAGGAGCAATGGAGAGAAGTTCACAGTTGCCCCGATGAGTGCCAGTGCGCTTATGGCACAATATTCTGCTCCAGGCCGGGCAATCTTTTAAGTTCCCTGGGCAGTGGTCAGCAGATTCCAAGGGCTTACCGGGTCAGTGCACCATTTATCAGCAACAGGGTGGATGCAGGCCAGGTATTCAGATTTCATTTCAATCTTTACGGTAAAGCAATTCAAGCCTGGGAACCATGTGCAGCTGCATGGATGCAGCTGAGTGAGTCCGGAATTGGTGTAAACAACCGCATTCCCTTTCAGATCACTTCAATAGTCAACAAAAGCGACTCCAATCGATTGATCTGGACCATGGATCAGCCAGACAGAATTTATCCGCCTGAATCTGCTGTGATAGAAACTGGAGCAGGTCGCAGAGCCGAGATGGTGCATATCAATTTTACCAGCCCGTCTCTTTTCGCTGTGCAGAATCTGGGCAAAAAACTTCCTCCCTGGAAACTCAATCCTGCCCAGCTGGCCCAGACGGCAATCAACAGGATAGCCCGTCTGGCCGAGATATGGGGTGAGAATAGGGTAGAGCCCATCAGGCTGGATTACAATTCTGACAAGCAGCCCAGGCTTATGAGATACAGGCAGACCGGGAAGATGACGGATCAGCGCAGTTCTCAGCAGGAAAAAAACAGGCAGCAGATCAGCGGATGGACGGGCAATCTGCTTTTCAGGGGGGATGCGGGTATGTTCGCTGAGGTCATGGAGTTGGCCGCTCCCCTGGGAATAGGTCAGAATACCACGGCAGGTTTCGGCAGTTATCAGGTTTATCCTGTATGA
- a CDS encoding transposase, translating to MLVHGHEDKDAIPRSLQLIAGRTGQEYNQRKKRKGAFWEDRYHATAVDVDEHLVRCLVYIDLNMVRSKVVKHPNEWSHGGYPEIVEPQQRYRIINRDLLQKLLDIDDGLSGIYSGWVQTALDERTPRQADWTEGVAVGCKDFVEKVKEMLGGRACGRRVHEVGKSGMYALKEPVSAYNDVFEGKMGLLSSENRLFWDIYPDI from the coding sequence TTGCTGGTACACGGACATGAAGACAAAGATGCTATACCCAGATCGCTACAATTGATAGCTGGCAGGACAGGCCAGGAATACAATCAAAGGAAGAAGCGTAAGGGGGCTTTCTGGGAAGACAGGTATCACGCTACAGCAGTGGATGTTGATGAACACCTTGTTCGATGTCTGGTCTATATAGACTTGAATATGGTCAGGTCCAAAGTGGTTAAGCATCCCAATGAGTGGAGTCACGGGGGATACCCTGAAATAGTCGAGCCACAACAAAGATACCGGATTATCAATAGGGATCTCTTGCAAAAACTCCTGGATATCGATGATGGTTTATCAGGTATTTACTCTGGGTGGGTTCAGACAGCATTGGATGAGAGAACTCCAAGGCAAGCCGACTGGACTGAAGGTGTTGCAGTGGGCTGCAAAGATTTTGTCGAAAAGGTCAAGGAAATGCTTGGCGGCAGAGCTTGCGGCCGCAGGGTCCATGAAGTAGGCAAGTCAGGGATGTACGCACTTAAAGAACCTGTATCGGCTTACAATGATGTTTTTGAGGGTAAAATGGGGCTTCTAAGCTCCGAAAATAGGCTATTTTGGGATATTTATCCTGATATTTAA
- a CDS encoding ATP-binding protein, translating to MPQHNFIPRILSIDLPENRSAFLWGPRKTGKTTLLRQQFSEAYWIDLLDYELFMLLSREPFRLRRILEAQSSMTVVIDEVQKIPHLMDEIHWLMENRSYRFLLSGSSARKLKRGNVNLLGGRAWRFELYPLVSRELGGFDLEKALVSGFLPSHYLSPDYRMDLQAYVHDYLKEEIQAEALTRNLPAFSRFLQSAAATSGMLLNYSNAARDSGVSVKTIREYYQILEDTLIGRILPPWKKSSRRRLIETAKFYFFDVGLVSALLNRYSLSPKTREFGRAFEQFILQECWAYRHYSRKDFPVSYWRTASGSEVDIILGDADVAIEVKAGEHAASKLPKGLHLFGEECRPGKSIIVSRDRYPEKISSRITILPWEQFCAKLWNGDII from the coding sequence ATGCCACAACATAATTTTATTCCCCGGATTTTGAGCATTGATCTGCCGGAAAACAGGTCCGCCTTTCTCTGGGGACCTCGCAAGACCGGAAAGACCACGCTGCTCAGACAACAGTTTTCTGAAGCGTACTGGATTGATCTCCTTGACTATGAACTGTTCATGCTGCTGAGCAGGGAGCCGTTCAGACTGCGCCGGATCCTGGAAGCCCAGTCGTCCATGACCGTGGTCATCGATGAAGTCCAAAAAATCCCTCATTTGATGGACGAAATTCACTGGCTCATGGAGAATCGCTCTTACCGCTTTCTTTTGTCCGGTTCCAGCGCCAGAAAACTTAAGCGCGGCAACGTCAACCTGCTCGGTGGACGGGCCTGGCGTTTCGAACTTTACCCTCTGGTCTCACGTGAGCTTGGGGGCTTTGATCTGGAAAAAGCTCTTGTCTCGGGATTTTTGCCTTCTCACTACCTTTCCCCGGATTATCGCATGGATCTTCAGGCATATGTTCACGATTACCTTAAGGAAGAAATTCAGGCTGAAGCATTGACCCGCAACCTCCCTGCATTCTCCAGGTTCCTGCAGTCGGCTGCGGCAACCAGCGGCATGCTGCTGAACTATTCCAACGCTGCCAGAGACTCGGGCGTATCTGTGAAGACCATCCGTGAATACTATCAAATCCTTGAAGACACTTTGATCGGCAGAATTTTGCCGCCTTGGAAAAAAAGCTCAAGGCGACGGCTCATAGAAACTGCCAAGTTTTATTTTTTTGATGTTGGTCTGGTCTCTGCGCTGCTGAACCGGTATTCTCTCAGTCCCAAGACCAGGGAGTTCGGCAGGGCCTTTGAACAGTTCATCCTTCAGGAATGCTGGGCTTACAGGCACTATAGCCGCAAGGACTTTCCCGTTTCATACTGGAGGACAGCCAGCGGATCTGAGGTGGATATCATCCTGGGAGACGCGGATGTGGCCATTGAGGTCAAGGCGGGAGAGCACGCTGCATCGAAATTGCCTAAAGGGCTGCACCTGTTTGGGGAGGAGTGCAGGCCAGGGAAAAGTATCATTGTTTCGCGAGACAGGTATCCTGAAAAAATCAGCAGCCGGATCACGATTTTGCCTTGGGAGCAGTTCTGCGCAAAGCTCTGGAACGGAGATATCATATAG